In a genomic window of Rhododendron vialii isolate Sample 1 chromosome 12a, ASM3025357v1:
- the LOC131310729 gene encoding WD-40 repeat-containing protein MSI4-like, with the protein MKERGGGKEPTVDERYNQWKSLVPVLYDWLANHNLVWPSLSCRWGPQLEQATYKNRQRLYLSEQTDGSVPNTLVIANCEIVKPRVAAAEHISQFNEEARSPFVKKFKTIIHPGEVNRIRELPQNSKIVATHTDSPDVLIWDVEAQPNRHAVLGAQDSRPDLILTGHQDNAEFALAMCPTEPLVLSGGKDKLVVLWSIHDHISSLAVDPGPAKSPGSGGSSLKNASKVGGSNDKPVDSPTIGPRGTYQGHEDTVEDVQFCPSSAQEFCSVGDDSCLVLWDARTGSSPVLKVEKAHDADLHCVDWNPHDVNLILTGSADTSVRMFDRRNLTSGGVGSPVHIFQGHNAAVLCVQWSPDKSSVFGSSAEDGILNIWDHEKIGKKQENVGTKVPNSPPGLFFRHAGHRDKVVDFHWNSCDPWTIVSVSDDGESTGGGGTLQIWRMIDLIYRPEEEVLAELDKFKSHILTCSS; encoded by the exons atgaaggagagaggaggggggaaGGAGCCTACGGTGGACGAACGCTACAATCAGTGGAAGTCTCTCGTCCCCGTTCTCTACGACTGGCTGGCCAATCACAACCTCGTctggccctctctctcttgccg ATGGGGTCCACAGCTAGAACAAGCCACTTACAAGAATCGCCAGCGTCTCTACCTCTCGGAACAG ACTGATGGCAGTGTCCCAAACACACTTGTCATAGCAAATTGTGAAATTGTTAAGCCTAGGGTTGCTGCTGCAGAACATATATCACAG TTCAATGAAGAGGCACGCTCTCCTTTTGTAAAGAAGTTCAAGACAATTATACATCCTGGAGAG GTAAATCGAATCCGGGAACTACCACAGAATAGCAAGATAGTGGCTACTCATACCGATAGTCCAGAT GTACTCATTTGGGATGTTGAGGCCCAACCTAATCGGCATGCTGTGTTGGGAGCTCAAGATTCTCGTCCAGACCTG ATACTGACGGGGCATCAGGACAATGCAGAATTTGCTCTTGCTATGTGCCCCACAGAACCTCTTGTGCTATCTGGAG GGAAAGATAAATTAGTGGTTTTATGGAGCATTCATGATCACATCTCCTCTTTAGCTGTAGATCCAGGGCCTGCAAAGTCTCCTGGATCTGGTGGTTCCAGCCTAAAAAATGCATCTAAGGTTGGCGGGTCCAATGATAAACCCGTAGACAGTCCTACTATTGGACCACGAGGTACCTATCAAGGTCATGAGGACACTGTTGAAGATGTGCAGTTTTGCCCTTCAAG TGCACAGGAGTTCTGTAGTGTTGGTGATGATTCTTGCCTTGTACTATGGGATGCAAGAACTGGTTCCAGTCCAGTCCTCAAG GTTGAGAAAGCACATGATGCCGACCTGCACTGTGTTGATTGGAATCCCCATGATGTTAACCTCATCCTGACTGG GTCTGCTGATACTTCTGTTCGGATGTTTGATCGCCGAAACCTCACTTCTGGGGGAGTTGGATCACCTGTTCACATATTTCAGGGTCACAATGCTGCTGTCCTTTGTGTACAG TGGTCTCCAGACAAATCATCCGTCTTTGGAAGTTCAGCAGAGGATGGCATCTTGAACATTTGGGATCATGAAAAG ATTGGtaagaaacaagaaaatgtgGGGACAAAAGTTCCAAATTCTCCACCTGGCTTGTTCTTCCGTCATGCTGGCCACAG GGACAAGGTCGTTGATTTCCATTGGAACTCGTGTGACCCATGGACAATTGTTAGTGTGTCTGATGATGGTGAAAgtactggtggtggtggtacgCTGCAG ATATGGCGGATGATCGACTTGATTTACAGGCCGGAAGAGGAGGTCCTTGCTGAGCTGGACAAGTTCAAGTCTCATATACTTACCTGTTCTTCTTGA